One part of the Paraglaciecola sp. L3A3 genome encodes these proteins:
- a CDS encoding DUF1289 domain-containing protein has protein sequence MIQTPQLISPCVSNCCLDDKDMCLGCFRMLDEILNWSQSDDPQRQQVLHNCEKRCEEYKKQHKHYFPS, from the coding sequence ATGATACAAACACCTCAGCTAATTTCACCTTGTGTGAGCAATTGTTGCCTAGATGACAAAGACATGTGTCTGGGCTGTTTTCGGATGTTAGACGAAATATTAAATTGGTCTCAATCGGATGATCCACAAAGGCAACAGGTGCTCCATAATTGCGAAAAACGCTGTGAAGAATATAAAAAGCAGCATAAACATTATTTTCCTTCCTAG
- the queA gene encoding tRNA preQ1(34) S-adenosylmethionine ribosyltransferase-isomerase QueA → MKLSDFQFDLPESLIARYPTEQRTASRLMHLDGNSGNITHSQFSQMVELLNSGDLLIFNNTRVIPARLLGQKESGGKIEVLVERVLDEHRVLAHVRASKSPKVGTKLILEGKVEVEMLARHDALFELKFLAESPVLAILEEFGHMPLPPYIDRPDEDSDKERYQTVYNQVPGAVAAPTAGLHFDENILKKLADKGVNSEFVTLHVGAGTFQPVRVDNILDHQMHSEYAEVSQQVVDAILATKAAGKRVIAVGTTSVRSIESAAQHAVKNNTQLNPFFADTDIFIYPGYEFQIVDAMFTNFHLSESTLLMLVSAFAGKENIFNAYQQAIDKKYRFFSYGDSMFLTKKQNES, encoded by the coding sequence ATGAAATTATCCGATTTTCAATTTGATTTACCCGAGTCGCTTATTGCGCGATATCCCACAGAACAGCGTACTGCTAGCCGTTTAATGCACCTTGATGGAAACTCAGGAAATATTACTCACAGCCAGTTTAGCCAAATGGTGGAATTACTCAATAGCGGTGATTTACTTATCTTTAATAATACGCGAGTGATACCTGCTCGTTTGTTAGGCCAAAAAGAGTCGGGTGGTAAAATTGAAGTATTGGTAGAACGTGTGTTAGATGAGCATCGAGTGTTAGCGCATGTTAGAGCCAGTAAATCGCCTAAAGTGGGGACTAAACTGATCCTTGAAGGTAAAGTTGAAGTTGAAATGTTAGCTAGGCACGACGCCTTGTTTGAGCTGAAATTTTTGGCGGAATCACCTGTATTGGCTATTTTAGAAGAATTTGGGCATATGCCTTTACCGCCTTATATTGATCGCCCAGATGAAGATTCAGATAAAGAGCGTTATCAAACTGTTTATAACCAAGTACCTGGTGCGGTTGCCGCACCTACTGCCGGTTTACATTTTGATGAAAACATCTTAAAAAAATTAGCAGACAAAGGGGTGAACTCAGAGTTTGTGACTTTACATGTGGGAGCGGGGACGTTTCAGCCTGTACGTGTGGATAATATTCTCGATCACCAAATGCATTCTGAGTATGCTGAAGTATCACAACAGGTTGTTGATGCCATATTGGCCACCAAAGCGGCGGGCAAAAGAGTCATAGCTGTGGGTACAACATCGGTACGTTCTATTGAGTCTGCGGCGCAACATGCAGTGAAAAACAATACACAACTCAACCCCTTCTTTGCTGATACAGATATATTTATTTATCCAGGTTATGAATTTCAAATTGTCGATGCTATGTTTACTAATTTTCATTTGTCCGAATCGACATTATTAATGTTAGTCAGTGCTTTTGCCGGCAAAGAAAATATCTTTAATGCATATCAGCAAGCAATAGATAAAAAGTACCGTTTTTTCAGTTATGGTGATTCTATGTTTTTGACTAAGAAACAAAATGAGTCATAA
- a CDS encoding DUF6471 domain-containing protein has protein sequence MSTTDNKAVNHASASTSADWRQLVQRILKAEMSKRGTKYQDLSDRLAQIGIHQSADNLRNKVNKGIMGADLLLQIMYVLNMRRIERDDIVDIFADLGHPLE, from the coding sequence ATGTCTACAACAGATAATAAAGCAGTTAATCATGCAAGTGCTAGTACTTCTGCTGATTGGCGACAATTAGTGCAACGTATCTTAAAAGCTGAAATGTCTAAGCGCGGTACTAAATACCAAGATCTTAGTGACAGATTAGCCCAAATAGGTATTCATCAAAGTGCAGATAATCTCAGAAATAAAGTCAATAAGGGTATAATGGGGGCAGATTTGTTGTTACAAATCATGTACGTGTTAAATATGCGACGAATTGAACGTGATGATATAGTGGATATTTTCGCTGATTTAGGTCATCCGTTAGAATAA
- a CDS encoding tRNA-dihydrouridine synthase, with protein sequence MQITLAPMEGVVDHLMRDMLTQVGGFDLCVTEFVRVVDQLMPKKVFYRLAPELKNNGFTASGVPVKVQLLGQHAQWLAENAVRAIELGSHGVDLNFGCPAKTVNKNKGGAILLREPETIHQIVKAVRLAVPKTQPVSAKMRLGFDDTSLAIENAQAIADAGADSLVIHARTKVDGYKPPAYWDWIARVKQQVDIPIVANGEIWNAADALNCQQQSACENIMLGRGALALPNLARVIRGEQEHMPWQQVKELLVKYSGYELYGDKGKYYPNRVKQWFGYLSREYPEAKELFTRICRLKDSASILEHIQS encoded by the coding sequence ATGCAAATTACTCTAGCACCCATGGAAGGGGTAGTAGACCACTTAATGCGAGACATGTTAACCCAAGTGGGAGGATTTGACCTATGTGTCACTGAATTTGTCCGTGTTGTTGATCAACTGATGCCTAAAAAAGTGTTTTACCGTTTAGCACCAGAGCTAAAAAACAATGGTTTTACCGCAAGTGGTGTACCTGTCAAAGTGCAATTATTAGGTCAACATGCCCAGTGGTTAGCAGAAAATGCCGTTAGAGCGATTGAATTAGGCTCCCATGGGGTCGATTTAAACTTTGGTTGTCCGGCAAAAACGGTGAATAAAAATAAGGGTGGAGCTATATTATTGCGCGAACCCGAAACCATTCATCAAATAGTTAAAGCTGTACGTTTAGCGGTGCCTAAAACGCAACCCGTTTCGGCGAAAATGCGTTTGGGATTTGACGACACTTCTTTAGCCATTGAAAACGCACAGGCCATTGCTGATGCTGGAGCTGACTCGTTAGTGATCCATGCTCGCACTAAAGTGGATGGTTATAAACCTCCCGCATACTGGGACTGGATTGCTAGAGTTAAACAACAAGTCGATATTCCAATAGTGGCCAATGGTGAAATTTGGAACGCAGCCGATGCCTTAAATTGCCAACAACAATCAGCTTGTGAAAACATCATGTTAGGTAGGGGAGCATTAGCTTTGCCTAATCTTGCCAGGGTGATTAGAGGTGAGCAAGAACATATGCCTTGGCAACAAGTTAAAGAATTATTAGTTAAATATTCAGGTTACGAGTTGTATGGCGACAAAGGTAAATATTACCCTAACCGAGTGAAACAATGGTTTGGTTATTTAAGCCGTGAATACCCAGAAGCCAAAGAATTATTTACTCGTATTTGTCGTTTAAAAGACTCAGCTAGCATTCTAGAGCATATTCAAAGTTAG
- a CDS encoding PspA/IM30 family protein, with the protein MSVWRKLVTAVKGGATEAAQSVVDSQAIRILEQEIREAKDELRKSDHARTQILAKCKLAQQKVSSLQASIEQYEAHARKAIDTDRQLALDCAQKVSDLRAEQDTEQQYLDQFKTSEKQLAGNINQAKTNLKRLEQQVDMVKATESVQKAQVAVSSRHLGANSKMKTATESLSRIQEKQNLRNAELQAAEELATEESSDDLSKRLAEAGIAGGTTSADDELSRILGK; encoded by the coding sequence ATGTCAGTTTGGAGAAAATTAGTCACTGCTGTAAAAGGCGGAGCAACAGAAGCGGCGCAATCTGTAGTAGATAGCCAGGCCATTCGTATTCTTGAACAAGAAATTCGCGAAGCCAAAGATGAACTACGCAAGTCAGATCATGCCAGAACTCAGATTTTAGCTAAATGTAAACTAGCTCAGCAAAAAGTCTCTAGCTTACAAGCATCTATAGAGCAATACGAAGCTCATGCTAGAAAAGCGATTGATACTGACCGTCAACTTGCGTTAGATTGTGCACAAAAAGTCAGTGACCTGCGTGCAGAACAAGATACAGAGCAACAATATCTTGATCAATTTAAAACGTCAGAAAAACAACTGGCGGGTAATATTAACCAAGCAAAAACGAATCTTAAACGATTAGAACAGCAGGTTGATATGGTAAAGGCCACTGAATCAGTGCAAAAAGCTCAGGTTGCCGTATCATCACGTCACTTAGGTGCCAATAGTAAGATGAAAACCGCGACTGAGTCTTTGTCACGTATTCAAGAAAAACAAAACTTACGTAATGCAGAATTACAAGCGGCCGAAGAGTTAGCTACTGAAGAATCAAGTGATGACTTGTCCAAGCGTTTAGCTGAAGCAGGCATTGCTGGCGGAACTACTTCAGCCGATGATGAACTCAGTCGTATTTTAGGTAAATAG
- a CDS encoding YjfI family protein has translation MTWDLNQLETLFADHKDLVITREENCLLIANTDGIDAWLAISGEQILVESLLFAKSEVKDNAALNEEILKTHMIFPLTTVGISQIAGDEYYTAFGSLSSQSKAESVVIELTTLFQNVEAFLDAYQDHLK, from the coding sequence ATGACTTGGGATCTTAACCAACTTGAGACCCTATTCGCAGATCACAAAGATTTAGTGATTACGCGAGAAGAAAACTGTTTATTGATTGCCAATACCGATGGTATCGACGCTTGGCTCGCCATCAGTGGTGAACAAATATTAGTTGAATCACTATTGTTTGCTAAATCTGAAGTCAAAGATAATGCAGCATTAAATGAAGAAATATTAAAAACCCACATGATATTTCCATTAACAACAGTCGGAATATCACAAATTGCTGGTGACGAGTATTACACCGCATTCGGCTCTTTAAGCTCACAGTCAAAAGCTGAGAGTGTGGTCATAGAATTAACAACACTGTTTCAAAATGTCGAAGCATTTTTAGATGCTTACCAAGATCATTTGAAATAG